GGCCGACATCAAACATGTTGGCACGCCACCCGAGCCCGCCATGATGAAGCAGATGGGACTCGACCCCGATAAATTCAAGAACGTTTCGCAAGAACAATGGTTGTCGCAATTTGACCGCGCTGACTTTAGAACGACCGGCGCACCCGGCTCAGGTGGCATTATGACAGCGGCCTCACTCGCACTGTTTTATCAGGGGGTCCTGGGTCATCTCACCATGCCAGACGGCAAGACGCTCTTAAAACCAAGTACCGTCCAACAAGGACTGCAGGTGCGCACCCACGACCTCAAAGATCCCATGACGGGTCAACCAGCCGGCCGAAGCCTTGGGCTAGTGATAGCCGGTGGGCAAGACAAGGTATTTCGCGGTTTTGCCCCGGGTCACTCCGACCAAGCATTCGGACACCCAGGCGCAGGAGGCCAAGTCGGATGGGCCGACCCTCACACAGGTCTATCGTTTGCACTACTCACCAACGGTCTTGAGCGTAACCCACTGCAACTAGGTATGCGGGCCATGTCTTTTTCAAATCAAGCAACGGGATGCATCGAGCCTTCCAAAATCTCTCAGGAGACAAGAGTATGATGAATTCAAAATCACCACGAAAAGGATTGACCCATAAACTATTGGGCGGCGTCGAAAAACTCATTCAAAACTATGACCCGATTAATAAATGGTCCGCCTTTTCGAAAGAACGTATTGCTGAGCCAGTCTTCCAACGGGACCAAGAGTTTATCCAGCAACTCCTGCCATTCATGGAAGCCTTTAATGCGTATTTCGGCTCTGAAATCCGTGGTTTCAATTTGATTCCAAAAGATAAGCCCGTTCTCTTGGTAGGTAACCACTCAGGCGGGGTCATGACACCCGATACTTGCAAATTGCTTTCGACCTGGTTTCAAGAGCGCAAGGACCAAACGCTCATCGGACTGGCTTTTGATGCGGCCTTCTCCATTCCCGGACTGGCCCCCATCATGCGCAAAATTGGTCAGGTACCCGCATCTCACGCCAACGCCCTCAAAGCGCTTGAGAACGGCTGCTCCGTGCTGGTTTATCCGGGCGGCGCCCACGAAGTGTTTCGTCCCTGGAGCGATAGAAATCAAATAGACTTCGCAGAGCACCGCGGGTTTATACGCCTCGCAATCAAAGCCGGTGTTGCCATTGTTCCTGTCGTCTCACACGGCGGTCACAACACCACGATGGTTCTTAGCCGAGGTGAAAAACTAGCCAAGCTCTTCAAGATGGACCGCCTACGGATGACCGTCTATCCCATCCTTCTGCAATTTCCTTGGGGTATCTCCACACCTGGTCAGCCTGGAATACCGATGCCTGCGAAAATCACCATGCAGGTTCTCGAGCCAAGAGATATGTCGCACCACTGCCACGAAGACGCTCAAGACGAAGAGCTGGTCAACAAGTATTACGAGGAAATCACAGAGGCCATGCAAGAGACCTTAGATGCACTGGTCCAAGAAAACCCCCGGCCCATTGTGAGCCGAATTCAAAATCTAGTGGAATCTGTTTTTTACAAGCCAGAGAGAAAGTCCAATGCCCCAGCTGAAACAACTCACAAAATATATCAAGCAGACTTATCAACTCGCGCGGTTCGCAACGGACCTACCGAAACTGATTCCTACAGCGAAGGTGAACCCAGCACTCCTTTTGCAGCAGCTGGCTAAGAAACAGCCTACTGCGCTCGCTCTCGCGTTTGAGAATCAGCGTTACACCTGGCGGCAAATGAACGCGCGGGCCAACCAGTACGCAGCCTTTTTTAAAAAACAAGGGGTACGCTCGGGCGACGTTGTTGCGCTGATGATGGACAATCGGCCCGATTACCTCTTTTGCGTCATGGGTCTGAACCGAATCGGCGCCATCACGTCGCTGATCAATACCAATCTCAAAGGCGATGCTTTAGAGCACGCGCTTCAAGCCTGTGGCAGCACACGCTTATTTTTGGGCACCGAGCACATTCCAACCTTTGAAGATTCACCATGCGCCAAAAACTCCGATCTTAAAGTATGGCTCCACGCTCCCGCCGGACAAGAAACCAGTCAAGACTGTGTGAATAAGTCGATCGACGGTTGCTCACCACGCACCACCGACTACCGGTATACGCCGCGCGGCGAAGACGTTTATTGTTATATCTATACGTCGGGCACCACTGGGCTGCCGAAAGCTGCAGTCATTCGTAACCAGCGCATGCTCGGTGCAAACGTCTTCTTTGGGCACTTGGTTCATCAGAGTACTCCAGGCAGCCTCATTTATGTTCCGCTGCCCCTCTACCATTCCAACGCCATGTTGTTAGGCTTCGGTTCCTCCTTGGCCACAGGAGCGGCCATTGGACTACGACAGAAGTTCTCAGCGTCTGGTTTCTGGCCGGACGTTCAAAACTTTCGTGCCACGAGCTTCGTTTATATCGGAGAACTTTGCCGCTACCTCCTCAATACTCCTTCGGTTCCTCAAGAGCGTGGTCATGAGCTTCAAGTGGCAGTCGGTAACGGATTACGACCTGACATCTGGGAAGAGTTTCAAGAACGATTTGAGATTCCAACCATTCGCGAGTTCTACGGAAGTACTGAAGGTAACGCTCCTGCCATCAACTTTTCTGGTAAGCCTGGAATGATCGGCAGACTGGCTCCAAGTATGGTCGTGGTGCAATGCGATCCCACCAGTGGAGAGATCCATAGAGACGCCCGTGGGCATGCTAAAGCGGTTAATGCGGGTGAGTCCGGATTACTCCTTGGAAAAATATCTAAGCTCACGACCTTTGAGGGATACGTCGACAAAAAGGCGACCGCTAAAAAACTTGAGCATGACCTTTTTAAATCCGGAGATAGGTATTTTAACACCGGGGATCTGGTCAAACTTCATGAAGGACGCTGGTTAAGCTTTGAAGACAGACTTGGGGATACCTTTCGCTGGAAAGGCGAAAACGTCTCAACCACACAAGTTGCGGAAACCCTCAACGGTGCTCAAGGTGTTCTTGAATCCAATGTGTACGGAGTCGCGGTTGAAAAAACTGAAGGTAAGGCGGGTATGGTAGCCCTTACCACCAATGACGATTTCGACATCAAAAAATTTGCACACTTTGTCAAAGACGAATTGGCGGCCTACCAGCGCCCTGTCTTCGTCAGAATCATTCAGGGCGGGATGCGTGTTACGGGTACATTCAAGCATCAAAAAACAGATTACCGAAAAGAGGGATTTAATCCCAAATTAGTACAAGACCCGCTCTACTACCTTAGCGCAGGAAACTACTTGCCAGTGGACGCCAAGGCCTACAAAGCCATTCATCAAGGCGAAGAAAGTATTTAAAAATGAAGTCGCAATCACAAATGAGCGGTCTTCAACGCTTACTTCGATTACCGAGAAAAGTCCGTGTTCCCCAGCCTCCGGAGTTACCGCCGAAGGTGCAGCGCAAAATAGGAGCCGCTGTAGACAAGGCTGTTCTTACGCTGATGAAAGGGGTTCGTAAGAGTCCGCGGAAAAATGATTTCTCCCGATTGCAGTTCGAAATTCAAAACGCCCACGACCTTTATGCGGAGGCTGGAATGCTGGTGAACCCCAAGCTATTTCACCCCGTTCCAGAACCGCTGAATATCAAAAAGCGCAAAAAACGACTCGGCCCCGCCGGCCGATATACCGAGCTTACTTTTGAAAGCGGATACCGGTCGCCTCTTAACGAACCCGTGGGCCGCCGATGGATGTCCAAAAAGGAAAATCAAACCGCTTACGCGGGTGTCTTTGCCCATGATGATGTGACCCGGCCTTGGATTATTTGCATGCACGGTCTCGGTACAGGGAGCCCCTGGATAGATTTTCCTGCATTTCAAGTACGAAGACTACACAAACACTTAGGTCTGAATGTGGTTGTCCCGGTGATGCCAGCACACGGCGCACGGCGGGCCTCTGATCAAGAACGTGGCGGGCTCTTAAGCTTTGAACTTGTTGAAAGCCTTCACGGCATTTCACAAGCGGTCTTTGAAGCTCGCAATCTCGTTCATTGGATTCGAGAGCAAGGTGGAACACAAATTGGGTTTTACGGAATATCGATGGGGTCATACGTGAGCGCACTAATGAGCGGCCTCGAAGAGCTCGACATGGT
Above is a window of Deltaproteobacteria bacterium DNA encoding:
- a CDS encoding long-chain-acyl-CoA synthetase, with protein sequence MPQLKQLTKYIKQTYQLARFATDLPKLIPTAKVNPALLLQQLAKKQPTALALAFENQRYTWRQMNARANQYAAFFKKQGVRSGDVVALMMDNRPDYLFCVMGLNRIGAITSLINTNLKGDALEHALQACGSTRLFLGTEHIPTFEDSPCAKNSDLKVWLHAPAGQETSQDCVNKSIDGCSPRTTDYRYTPRGEDVYCYIYTSGTTGLPKAAVIRNQRMLGANVFFGHLVHQSTPGSLIYVPLPLYHSNAMLLGFGSSLATGAAIGLRQKFSASGFWPDVQNFRATSFVYIGELCRYLLNTPSVPQERGHELQVAVGNGLRPDIWEEFQERFEIPTIREFYGSTEGNAPAINFSGKPGMIGRLAPSMVVVQCDPTSGEIHRDARGHAKAVNAGESGLLLGKISKLTTFEGYVDKKATAKKLEHDLFKSGDRYFNTGDLVKLHEGRWLSFEDRLGDTFRWKGENVSTTQVAETLNGAQGVLESNVYGVAVEKTEGKAGMVALTTNDDFDIKKFAHFVKDELAAYQRPVFVRIIQGGMRVTGTFKHQKTDYRKEGFNPKLVQDPLYYLSAGNYLPVDAKAYKAIHQGEESI
- a CDS encoding alpha/beta hydrolase family protein is translated as MKSQSQMSGLQRLLRLPRKVRVPQPPELPPKVQRKIGAAVDKAVLTLMKGVRKSPRKNDFSRLQFEIQNAHDLYAEAGMLVNPKLFHPVPEPLNIKKRKKRLGPAGRYTELTFESGYRSPLNEPVGRRWMSKKENQTAYAGVFAHDDVTRPWIICMHGLGTGSPWIDFPAFQVRRLHKHLGLNVVVPVMPAHGARRASDQERGGLLSFELVESLHGISQAVFEARNLVHWIREQGGTQIGFYGISMGSYVSALMSGLEELDMVICAIPLCDIPELFSGHTTKRLRRRAEEHDILGPTLRSLFCLVSPEALTPSAPESSRLIMAGTADHITPNAQANKLSRAWKTPVTWFPGGHVSYFWSKPALQTVHQALRAFANLEEAPL